Proteins co-encoded in one Setaria viridis chromosome 9, Setaria_viridis_v4.0, whole genome shotgun sequence genomic window:
- the LOC117835145 gene encoding serine/arginine-rich splicing factor SC35 gives MSHFRRSGRPENRDTFSLLVLNVSFRTTADDLFPLFDRYGDVVDIYIPRDRRTGDSRGFAFVRYNYEGEAQDAVDGLDGRKVDGRAIMVQFAKYGPNSEKIHRGRITEEIPKPRGHFRSRSPRWRYRDDYRDKDYRRRSRSRSRERYDQDRYRDSDHRRRSRTRSVSPDYDRKHNRNSRSPAHRSPSHGKSHSPRRIPSHEGTPSRPRDERSPRSGSP, from the exons ATGTCGCACTTCAGGCGCTCCGGGCGGCCGGAGAACCGCGACACCTTCTCCCTCCTCGTCCTCAACGTCTCCTTCC GCACTACGGCCGACGACCTCTTCCCGCTCTTCGACCGCTACGGCGATGTCGTCGACATCTACATCCCGCGCGACCGCAG GACTGGAGATTCGCGTGGGTTCGCGTTCGTGAGGTACAACTATGAGGGCGAGGCGCAGGATGCCGTCGATGGGCTTGATG GGAGGAAGGTGGATGGGAGGGCGATCATGGTGCAGTTTGCCAAGTACGGGCCCAATTCTGAAAAGAT TCATAGGGGTAGGATTACAGAAGAAATTCCAAAGCCAAGGGGTCATTTCAGAAGCCGCAGTCCGAGATGGAG GTATCGAGATGATTATCGGGACAAAGATTATAGAAGGCGAAGCCGGAGCAGAAGTAGGGAACGATATGACCAGGACAGGTACAGAGATAGTGATCACCGTCGCCGTAGCAGAACTCGCAGTGTTAGTCCTGATTATGACAGGAAACATAACAGAAACAG TCGCTCTCCTGCACATAGAAGCCCTAGTCATGGAAAAAGCCATTCACCTCGTAGGATACCTTCTCATGAAGGAACTCCTAGCAGGCCCAGGGATGAGCGCTCTCCACGTTCTGGAAGCCCTTGA
- the LOC117836671 gene encoding uncharacterized protein: MASTTSDSLPSSPSLPTTSALDGAADQELSSSSHHHHHQSLFLPSSSSSPASLYLDSSFHGLLHASSTAMSSSPSPPPPAPPLPPAPAPAKPAKKRPRASRRPPTTVLTTDTSNFRAMVQEFTGFPAPPFAPAPPPAVRPRLFGGPSSFLMRPSPLKYPVLLPPSTCTTTLANTAINASGGSSNNITASTSSLVDALALFAKSNAMPSGAGAAAAAAATSGGSGAADHHYHGIGMGGFNPFDDFDPPAAAAEGEGGDPGGGHGFFSSFATGGDKYGRH; this comes from the coding sequence ATGGCGTCCACCACCAGCGAcagcctcccctcctccccctccctgcCCACCACCTCCGcgctcgacggcgccgccgaccaggagctctcctcctcctcccaccaccaccatcaccaaaGCCTCTTCctcccgtcctcctcctcctcccccgccagcCTATACCTCGACTCCTCCTTCCACGGCCTCCTCCACGCTTCCTCCACGGCCATGTCGTCGTCGCCttcccctccaccgccggcgccgccgctccctcccgccCCGGCGCCCGCGAAGCCGGCCAAGAAGCGCCCGAGggcctcccgccggccgcccaccaCGGTGCTCACCACCGACACCTCCAACTTCCGCGCCATGGTGCAGGAGTTCACCGGCTTCCCGGCGCCGCCCttcgcccccgcgccgccacccgccgtccGCCCGCGCCTCTTCGGCGGCCCGTCGTCGTTCCTCATGCGCCCGTCGCCCCTCAAGTACCCCGTGCTGCTGCCTCCCagcacctgcaccaccaccctaGCTAACACCGCCATTAAcgccagcggcggcagcagtaATAATATTACTGCCAGTACAAGCTCCCTCGTGGACGCGCTCGCGCTGTTCGCCAAGAGCAACGCGATGccgagcggcgccggcgccgccgcagctgccgcGGCGACGTCCGGCGGATCAGGCGCTGCTGATCATCACTACCATGGCATCGGCATGGGAGGGTTCAACCCGTTCGACGATTTCgatccaccggcggcggcggccgaaggCGAGGGGGGGGACCCCGGTGGCGGCCAtggtttcttctcctccttcgccaccggcggcgacaaGTACGGCCGGCACTAG
- the LOC117840669 gene encoding uncharacterized protein, which translates to MGSRLGRRVIHFANLPLKLMLPPAPLSSVQEFAVRTVPSASKVDIRRCLESMYGFSVAEVRTLNMEGKKLRRGPYLAAKPDYKKAYVTLRAPLTVSPDLFPIGVILGERERKASAAAARRKAVEGAEAEGQREGKGKHWMEDDREGFSRAGCGKVVYGNPGRLDQRRRGRAKAKEGAGEEGSKFPWSGMQLATEKPRRVRHSPPKKKVGIALKQKSRKVSLQRRSKKKLEA; encoded by the exons ATGGGGAGCCGGCTGGGCCGCCGCGTGATCCACTTCGCCAACCTCCCTCTCAAGCTCATGCTGCCACCGGCCCCGCTCTCGTCCGTGCAGGAGTTCGCCGTTCGGaccgtcccctccgcctccaAGGTGGACATCCGCCGCTGCCTCGAGTCCATGTACGGCTTCTCCGTCGCCGAGGTCCGCACCCTCAACATGGAGGGCAAGAAGCTCCGCCGGGGCCCCTACCTCGCCGCCAAGCCCGACTACAAGAAGGCCTACGTCACGCTGCGGGCCCCGCTCACGGTCTCCCCCGATCTCTTCCCCATTGGGGTCATCCTCGGGGAGCGGGAGCGGAAggccagtgccgccgccgccaggaggaaggcggtggagggcgccgaggcggaggggcagagggaggggaaggggaagcaCTGGATGGAGGACGACAGGGAGGGTTTCTCCAGAGCTGGGTGTGGCAAGGTCGTGTACGGGAACCCAGGGAGGCTGGAccagaggaggagaggacgcGCCAAGGCTAAGGAAGGAGCTGGGGAGGAGGGGTCCAAATTCCCGTGGAGCGGAATGCAGCTGGCTACCGAGAAACCTAG GAGGGTGAGACACTCTCCCCCGAAGAAGAAGGTGGGTATAGCCTTGAAACAGAAGTCAAGGAAGGTCTCTCTGCAGCGCCGCTCGAAGAAGAAGCTGGAAGCTTGA
- the LOC117837529 gene encoding protein LNK1 isoform X1 — protein sequence MPDWRVGEFEGKFTDEFAQSNRSEHESGIEAPDVTSSKKLKHAAASEKIHQGVISGTNDSDSQKCNSEHIQCANGNINSNGDCKDGSNAFTSREENTIVETRCPTDNWNSCQFALSNGSSILNNHSAPQDSLAYGDNDLNYIDWPGIDNFEDVDTLFRRSDSTYGQQQLENTDGLSWIPSSSDAVYSSDVALQQGFGSSYSDYGILDDLSAFQCAEDKSLPSVDPSAALCDNQFDDTYMFSEQKNVNGYGDQIYQEDVMELLPTDQICNGNGNIDMLQVGNQYSSENAIQDIEDKKFSIASTSQLSSSQNLLKQRHHLDSSSPSNITSESYPEKFSSSGGSFAQRNSKAQKKTVNIQPRQPTSDNVASRHTQTLTRRASYPCENYGTENRGLGKRTLGDPQITMGTSMVLDGSFVSSISSDNSVEESSFRQLQDAVSQLDVQTKMCIRDGLYRLARSAQHRQVFPNTMNSNGDSQDVKDMQNAETSRKFADPQSIETQTNPIDRSIALLLFHQSPDHAAVAVDDASSLKSPASKKQHQGPAANQGMMPASSAIYSPRGQGGPKDAQSRDNY from the exons ATGCCAGATTGGAGGGTGGGCGAG TTTGAAGGTAAATTCACTGATGAGTTTGCCCAGAGTAATAGAAGCGAACATGAAAGTGGAATTGAGGCTCCTGATGTCACTAGTAGTAAGAAGTTGAAGCATGCAGCTGCCAGTGAGAAAATCCACCAGGGTGTCATCTCTGGGACAAATGACTCAGATTCACAGAAATGTAATTCAGAGCACATCCAATGTGCCAATGGGAATATAAACAGTAATGGTGACTGCAAAGATGGCTCAAATGCCTTTACTTCAAGAGAGGAAAATACAATTGTTGAAACCAGATGTCCAACAGATAACTGGAACTCCTGTCAGTTTGCACTGAGCAATGGTTCATCAATTCTCAATAACCACAGTGCTCCACAGGATAGCCTCGCTTATGGAGATAATGACTTAAACTACATCGATTGGCCTGGCATTGACAATTTTGAGGACGTCGACACATTATTCAG gagGTCTGATTCGACATatgggcagcagcagctggagaACACAGATGGCCTATCTTGGATTCCTTCTTCTTCAGATGCCGTTTACTCTTCTGATGTTGCTTTGCAGCAAGGGTTTGGCTCATCTTATTCTGATTATGGTATCCTGGATGATCTCTCAGCATTCCAATGTGCAGAAGATAAATCACTACCCTCGGTTGATCCTTCAGCTGCACTATGTGACAATCAATTCGATGATACCTACATGTTCAGTGAGCAAAAGAATGTGAATGGATATGGTGATCAG ATCTACCAAGAGGATGTGATGGAGTTGTTGCCCACTGACCAAATATGCAATGGAAATGGAAACATTGATATG TTGCAGGTTGGAAATCAGTATTCATCTGAAAATGCCATTCAAGATATCGAAGACAAGAAATTTTCTATAGCTTCAACTTCTCAGCTGAGCTCCTCTCAGAATTTACTGAAGCAAAGGCACCACTTAGATTCCAGTTCACCAAGCAACATTACTTCTGAGTCCTATCCAGAAAAGTTCAGCTCCTCTGGTGGTTCTTTTGCACAAAGGAATTCAAAAG CGCAGAAGAAAACTGTGAACATACAACCAAGACAGCCCACAAGTGATAATGTGGCGAGCAGACATACTCAAACATTAACAAGAAGAGCTTCATATCCTTGTGAGAACTATGGAACTGAAAACAGAGGGTTAGGGAAAAGAACTTTGGGGGATCCTCAAATTACAATGGGCACTTCAATGGTACTGGACGGCTCATTTGTCTCATCTATATCCTCTGATAACTCAGTTGAAGAAAGCAGCTTTCGACAACTGCAAGATGCCGTTAGTCAG CTGGATGTCCAAACCAAAATGTGCATTAGAGATGGTTTATACCGATTGGCACGAAGCGCGCAACATAGGCAAGTTTTTCCAAATACGATGAACAGCAATGGAGATAGCCAGGATGTAAAGGATATGCAGAATGCAGAAACTTCACGCAA GTTTGCTGATCCTCAGAGCATTGAGACACAGACCAACCCGATTGACCGGTCTATAGCTCTTCTACTGTTCCATCAATCGCCGGACCATGCAGCTGTAGCTGTGGACGATGCCTCATCATTAAAATCCCCTGCTAGT AAAAAACAACACCAGGGCCCTGCTGCAAACCAAGGCATGATGCCAGCTTCATCGGCGATATATTCCCCAAGAGGGCAGGGAGGGCCCAAGGATGCACAATCCCGGGACAACTACTGA
- the LOC117840171 gene encoding uncharacterized protein, with amino-acid sequence MERAAPVRSSHTSTADLLAWPQPQGQATAPATPSPPRRPGQPSEAIRKVVFGGQVTEEEADSLTKRKPCSAPKWKEMTGSGIFAAGSNGDSGEAAAAVKPARTASRQAISTVSHISFAEDGTDPPKKPTSVAEVAKQRELSGTLQSEADSKMKQISNAKSKELSGHDIFADTQESRLNRARNSSNGSSASHIPVKNANASTFSFGEANIDSAPKTAKKITGKKVNDLSGNDIFKGDAPPASAEKHLSTAKLKEITGSNIFADGKEPPRERVGGNRKPPGGVSSIALI; translated from the exons atggagagggCGGCGCCGGTGAGGAGCTCCCACACCTCCACGGCCGACCTGCTCGCGTGGCCGCAGCCCCAGGGCCAAGCCACCGCCcccgccacgccgtcgccgccgcgccgccccggccag CCGTCGGAGGCGATCAGGAAGGTGGTCTTCGGGGGCCAGGtcaccgaggaggaggccgacaGCCTCACCAAGAG GAAACCGTGCTCCGCGCCCAAGTGGAAGGAGATGACGGGGAGCGGCATATTCGCTGCCGGGAGCAATGGCGACTCCGGggaggccgccgctgccgtgaaGCCCGCCCGGACTGCCTCGCGCCAG GCTATCAGTACTGTAAGCCACATCTCATTCGCTGAGGATGGAACTGATCCTCCCAAAAAGCCAACTTCTGTAGCTGAGGTGGCAAAGCAGCGTGAACTTAGTGGTACTCTTCAAAGTGAGGCAGACAGTAAGATGAAGCAGATATCAAATGCAAAATCCAAGGAGCTCAGCGGCCACGACATCTTTGCTGATACTCAGGAATCCAGGTTGAACAGAGCAAGGAACTCATCGAATGGCAGCTCTGCCTCTCACATCCCTGTTAAAAATGCAAAC GCGAGCACCTTCTCGTTTGGAGAGGCTAACATTGACAGCGCACCAAAGACAGCAAAGAAGATAACTGGCAAGAAGGTCAACGACCTCTCTGGCAATGACATTTTCAAGGGAGATGCGCCACCAGCTTCTGCTGAGAAGCATCTGAGCACCGCAAAGCTGAAGGAGATCACTGGAAGCAACATTTTTGCAGATGGGAAGGAACCGCCCCGCGAGCGCGTTGGTGGAAACCGCAAGCCTCCTGGCGGCGTTAGCAGCATTGCGCTGATTTAA
- the LOC117835072 gene encoding uncharacterized protein codes for MEKASPVRSSHTSTAGLLAWPHPDGAGPLPARRPNQPTEELRKVVFGGQGTEEADGLNKMRTGSAPKWKEMTGSSIFKAESASAAPAASRDRQASQITFAQEGSIAHRKPTTVAEVARQRELSHTVQSEGGGKMKRQVSTVKSKELSGHDIFADQEDPKPNRSRRSNYGSSALLSAVKNANVSTFSFGEADTDSTAKTAKKKGTSNKPADLNGKVISEKDSAPAVKQPLNRAKLEETTGSSVFADGKAPATGEQSGRRTRPPPGGESSISLA; via the exons ATGGAGAAGGCGTCCCCGGTGAGGAGCTCCCACACCTCCACGGCCGGCCTGCTCGCGTGGCCTCACCCCGATGGCGCCGGTCCGCTGCCAGCGCGCCGCCCTAACCAG CCGACGGAGGAGTTGAGGAAGGTGGTGTTCGGGGGCCAGGGCACCGAGGAGGCCGACGGCCTCAACAAGAT GAGGACGGGCTCCGCGCCCAAGTGGAAGGAGATGACAGGGAGCAGCATCTTCAAGGCCGAgagcgcctccgccgccccagCTGCATCTCGTGATCGTCAG GCAAGTCAGATCACTTTTGCTCAGGAAGGCAGCATTGCTCACAGGAAACCAACTACAGTAGCTGAGGTGGCCAGGCAGCGTGAGCTTAGCCATACCGTTCAGAGTGAGGGGGGCGGTAAGATGAAGAGGCAGGTCTCCACTGTAAAATCCAAGGAGCTCAGCGGCCACGACATCTTCGCCGACCAGGAGGATCCCAAGCCCAACAGGTCAAGGAGATCAAACTATGGCAGCTCTGCGTTGCTCTCAGCAGTGAAAAATGCAAAT GTGAGCACCTTCTCGTTCGGAGAGGCCGACACTGACAGCACGGCGAAGACAGCAAAGAAGAAAGGAACCAGCAACAAGCCCGCTGATCTGAATGGCAAGGTCATCTCCGAGAAGGATTCAGCACCTGCGGTGAAGCAGCCTCTGAACCGCGCGAAGCTGGAAGAAACGACTGGCAGCAGCGTTTTTGCAGACGGGAAGGCCCCAGCGACAGGAGAGCAGTCAGGCCGCCGGACCCGGCCGCCTCCCGGCGGCGAGAGCAGCATCTCGCTGGCGTAG
- the LOC117837529 gene encoding protein LNK1 isoform X2, with translation MPDWRVGEFEGKFTDEFAQSNRSEHESGIEAPDVTSSKKLKHAAASEKIHQGVISGTNDSDSQKCNSEHIQCANGNINSNGDCKDGSNAFTSREENTIVETRCPTDNWNSCQFALSNGSSILNNHSAPQDSLAYGDNDLNYIDWPGIDNFEDVDTLFRRSDSTYGQQQLENTDGLSWIPSSSDAVYSSDVALQQGFGSSYSDYGILDDLSAFQCAEDKSLPSVDPSAALCDNQFDDTYMFSEQKNVNGYGDQIYQEDVMELLPTDQICNGNGNIDMVGNQYSSENAIQDIEDKKFSIASTSQLSSSQNLLKQRHHLDSSSPSNITSESYPEKFSSSGGSFAQRNSKAQKKTVNIQPRQPTSDNVASRHTQTLTRRASYPCENYGTENRGLGKRTLGDPQITMGTSMVLDGSFVSSISSDNSVEESSFRQLQDAVSQLDVQTKMCIRDGLYRLARSAQHRQVFPNTMNSNGDSQDVKDMQNAETSRKFADPQSIETQTNPIDRSIALLLFHQSPDHAAVAVDDASSLKSPASKKQHQGPAANQGMMPASSAIYSPRGQGGPKDAQSRDNY, from the exons ATGCCAGATTGGAGGGTGGGCGAG TTTGAAGGTAAATTCACTGATGAGTTTGCCCAGAGTAATAGAAGCGAACATGAAAGTGGAATTGAGGCTCCTGATGTCACTAGTAGTAAGAAGTTGAAGCATGCAGCTGCCAGTGAGAAAATCCACCAGGGTGTCATCTCTGGGACAAATGACTCAGATTCACAGAAATGTAATTCAGAGCACATCCAATGTGCCAATGGGAATATAAACAGTAATGGTGACTGCAAAGATGGCTCAAATGCCTTTACTTCAAGAGAGGAAAATACAATTGTTGAAACCAGATGTCCAACAGATAACTGGAACTCCTGTCAGTTTGCACTGAGCAATGGTTCATCAATTCTCAATAACCACAGTGCTCCACAGGATAGCCTCGCTTATGGAGATAATGACTTAAACTACATCGATTGGCCTGGCATTGACAATTTTGAGGACGTCGACACATTATTCAG gagGTCTGATTCGACATatgggcagcagcagctggagaACACAGATGGCCTATCTTGGATTCCTTCTTCTTCAGATGCCGTTTACTCTTCTGATGTTGCTTTGCAGCAAGGGTTTGGCTCATCTTATTCTGATTATGGTATCCTGGATGATCTCTCAGCATTCCAATGTGCAGAAGATAAATCACTACCCTCGGTTGATCCTTCAGCTGCACTATGTGACAATCAATTCGATGATACCTACATGTTCAGTGAGCAAAAGAATGTGAATGGATATGGTGATCAG ATCTACCAAGAGGATGTGATGGAGTTGTTGCCCACTGACCAAATATGCAATGGAAATGGAAACATTGATATG GTTGGAAATCAGTATTCATCTGAAAATGCCATTCAAGATATCGAAGACAAGAAATTTTCTATAGCTTCAACTTCTCAGCTGAGCTCCTCTCAGAATTTACTGAAGCAAAGGCACCACTTAGATTCCAGTTCACCAAGCAACATTACTTCTGAGTCCTATCCAGAAAAGTTCAGCTCCTCTGGTGGTTCTTTTGCACAAAGGAATTCAAAAG CGCAGAAGAAAACTGTGAACATACAACCAAGACAGCCCACAAGTGATAATGTGGCGAGCAGACATACTCAAACATTAACAAGAAGAGCTTCATATCCTTGTGAGAACTATGGAACTGAAAACAGAGGGTTAGGGAAAAGAACTTTGGGGGATCCTCAAATTACAATGGGCACTTCAATGGTACTGGACGGCTCATTTGTCTCATCTATATCCTCTGATAACTCAGTTGAAGAAAGCAGCTTTCGACAACTGCAAGATGCCGTTAGTCAG CTGGATGTCCAAACCAAAATGTGCATTAGAGATGGTTTATACCGATTGGCACGAAGCGCGCAACATAGGCAAGTTTTTCCAAATACGATGAACAGCAATGGAGATAGCCAGGATGTAAAGGATATGCAGAATGCAGAAACTTCACGCAA GTTTGCTGATCCTCAGAGCATTGAGACACAGACCAACCCGATTGACCGGTCTATAGCTCTTCTACTGTTCCATCAATCGCCGGACCATGCAGCTGTAGCTGTGGACGATGCCTCATCATTAAAATCCCCTGCTAGT AAAAAACAACACCAGGGCCCTGCTGCAAACCAAGGCATGATGCCAGCTTCATCGGCGATATATTCCCCAAGAGGGCAGGGAGGGCCCAAGGATGCACAATCCCGGGACAACTACTGA
- the LOC117835146 gene encoding uncharacterized protein: protein MEAAVVTRVPRPLPAAGRPILLAALARSGGGFASISAPSSSTSGGGGGGRFSAGGGGRGGGDDSGAGAAAASAAVAALGEAEPSDGDADAIVLHVGGMSCSGCAAKVKRILENQPEVAAAAVDVEKATAVVWTTPEAKATKDWQKQLGEKLANHLTTCGFQSHVQDEGEAEPSDS from the exons aTGGAGGCTGCGGTAGTTACGAGGGTGCCCCGCCCTCTCCCCGCCGCGGGGAGGCCCATCCTCCTGGCTGCCCTGGcgcgctccggcggcgggtTCGCCTCCATCTccgctccttcctcctccaccagcgggggcggcggtgggggccgcTTCtccgcgggtggcggcggcaggggaggcGGGGAcgactccggcgccggcgctgcagCGGCCTCCGCGGCTGTGGCGGCTCTGGGTGAGGCCGAGCCATcggacggcgacgccgacgccatCGTGCTCCATGTCGGG GGGATGTCGTGCAGCGGATGCGCTGCCAAGGTCAAGCGGATCCTCGAGAACCAG CCTGAGGTTGCTGCAGCCGCGGTTGATGTTGAGAAGGCGACCGCCGTCGTGTGGACGACACCCGAAGCGAAGGCGACCAAAGATTGGCAGAAGCAGCTGGGCGAGAAACTCGCGAATCACCTCACCACCTGCGGATTCCAGTCTCATGTGCAAG ATGAAGGCGAAGCTGAACCATCTGATTCTTGA